The sequence below is a genomic window from Thermovirga sp..
CTCCCTGGACTACCTCGAACTCGACCCGCTGCCCTTCTGCCAGTGTCTTGAAGCCCTCACCCAGGATCGCGCTGAAGTGGACAAAGACATCGTTGCCTTCGTCGGGGGTGATGAAACCATACCCCTTGGCTTCATTGAACCATTTGACCGTACCCTGCATTTGGATAATGCCTCCCATACGAAAGAATCTGCCGGCACTTTAACCGGTTGGTAAAACAGTACGTATTTTTCGCTCCTTTGTCAATGTTTTAACCCTTTACGGCGATTGCGTCCACCTCGACCAAGACATCCTTCGGTAGCCGCGCCACCTCGATGAAGACCCTGGCGGGAGGGTCGACGGCGAAGAACTTGGCGTAGACTTCGTTGACGGCCTGGAAATCGTTCATATCCTTGGCGAACACCGTGGCCTTCACCACCTTCGCAAAGGAGAGCCCCTGGGACTCGAGGATCGCCCCGAGGTTTTTGAGCACCTGTTCCGCCTGTTCCGCGGCGGTCTT
It includes:
- a CDS encoding cold-shock protein encodes the protein MQGTVKWFNEAKGYGFITPDEGNDVFVHFSAILGEGFKTLAEGQRVEFEVVQGEKGPQAANVEKIS
- a CDS encoding RidA family protein — encoded protein: MRKTVATPGAPAAIGPYSQAVWAGDLLFVSGQICMDPKTGELVGKTAAEQAEQVLKNLGAILESQGLSFAKVVKATVFAKDMNDFQAVNEVYAKFFAVDPPARVFIEVARLPKDVLVEVDAIAVKG